One window of Mesorhizobium sp. WSM4904 genomic DNA carries:
- a CDS encoding universal stress protein — MVSKRLSREAGHRRKFLAIIDDTPECERAVAYASKRAQSTSGVLVLLYVIEPDDFQHWLGVEKIMREEANATARAALDSYANKVRQKVGIEPELVVREGKPTEEIHKLIEEDQDIAILVLAAGAGKEGPGPLVSAVAGRGAAFPIPVTVVPQNLSDEEIESLA, encoded by the coding sequence ATGGTCTCCAAACGCCTCAGCCGTGAAGCCGGGCATCGCCGCAAGTTCCTGGCGATCATCGATGACACACCGGAATGCGAGCGCGCCGTCGCCTACGCCTCGAAGCGGGCGCAAAGCACCAGCGGCGTGCTGGTGCTGCTCTATGTGATCGAGCCGGACGATTTCCAGCATTGGCTGGGGGTCGAAAAGATCATGCGCGAGGAGGCGAACGCGACCGCTCGCGCGGCGCTCGACAGCTACGCCAACAAGGTGCGCCAGAAGGTCGGTATCGAGCCCGAGTTGGTGGTGCGCGAGGGCAAGCCGACCGAAGAGATCCACAAGCTGATCGAGGAAGACCAGGACATCGCCATCCTGGTGCTGGCGGCCGGCGCCGGCAAGGAAGGTCCGGGACCGCTGGTGAGCGCCGTGGCCGGGCGGGGCGCCGCCTTCCCGATCCCGGTCACGGTGGTGCCGCAGAACCTCTCCGACGAGGAAATCGAGAGCCTGGCCTGA